One Hominilimicola fabiformis genomic region harbors:
- a CDS encoding ABC-three component system middle component 1 gives MINVIKEIMFDCAYENVVQTEITFEEKVYNLNIFKHREVESQIFIVLQILESQLVAQDNYKDLVIEIANYFRENDIYVPDMDKNTSLIYCVKRDIKSNKLDELKVKIEDDPFYFKKYVFAYSEAQSDEFKKLRKQHNWTINELIQTYIFDTENFSKFKKNGDNEKIYKLVSELFIKIPIIPINFETNGEIKSVSEYMLDIKKCNDDELDRLDNIIETLNSPQENMEQLVNKVLEDWGFVGLEENNE, from the coding sequence ATGATTAATGTTATTAAAGAAATAATGTTTGATTGTGCATATGAAAATGTAGTTCAAACAGAAATTACGTTTGAGGAAAAAGTGTATAATCTGAATATATTTAAACATAGAGAAGTTGAAAGTCAGATATTTATTGTGTTACAAATTTTAGAATCACAATTGGTTGCACAGGACAACTATAAAGATTTGGTAATTGAAATTGCTAATTATTTTAGAGAAAATGATATATATGTTCCGGATATGGATAAAAATACATCGCTAATCTACTGTGTTAAAAGAGATATTAAATCAAATAAATTGGACGAATTAAAGGTAAAGATAGAGGATGATCCTTTCTATTTTAAGAAATATGTATTTGCATACAGTGAGGCACAGTCAGATGAGTTTAAAAAATTACGTAAGCAACATAACTGGACAATCAACGAATTAATTCAAACATATATTTTTGATACCGAAAATTTTAGTAAGTTTAAAAAGAATGGTGATAATGAAAAAATATATAAATTGGTTTCGGAATTATTTATTAAAATCCCTATTATTCCAATAAATTTTGAAACTAATGGGGAGATAAAGAGTGTATCAGAGTATATGCTAGATATTAAAAAATGTAATGATGATGAATTAGATCGGTTGGATAACATTATTGAAACTTTGAATAGTCCGCAAGAGAACATGGAGCAGTTAGTGAACAAGGTATTAGAAGATTGGGGTTTCGTCGGTTTGGAGGAAAATAATGAATAG